The following coding sequences lie in one Prochlorococcus marinus XMU1412 genomic window:
- the cysS gene encoding cysteine--tRNA ligase — MIKLFNTLSKRVEVFEPIDDVVKIYCCGVTVYDLCHLGHARSYIAWDVLRRFLIYSDFKVKYVQNFTDIDDKILKRAKEESSSMKEVSEKNIIEFHKDMDSLGIMRPDSMPRATNHICNICSFITILEDKGYAYSRDGDVYYSVFKNKNYGKLSNQNIQEQNINQQGRMANDENSKKLNPQDFALWKKAKDDEPFFDSPWGKGRPGWHIECSAMVKDELGDTIDIHLGGSDLIFPHHENEIAQSEAANGKKLANYWLHNGMVNVNGQKMSKSLKNFKTIRELIKSGISPMTLRYFVMTVNYRKPLDFTEEALRSASEAWKNINVALSFMDLTKDAFRSIDKNEYIEEEYKEKISFELSQKKLKFTEALGNDLNTAGAIAIIYDLAKPLKNFLNQFQRVEGFKIDQNEKFFLFENFKTLEKLTEVLGLKKEVLVKESKITEEEISTLINERLKAKKEKNYTKADEIRNLLNEKGIELIDQSKEITTWIRI; from the coding sequence ATGATCAAACTTTTTAATACTTTAAGCAAAAGAGTTGAGGTTTTTGAGCCTATTGATGATGTAGTAAAAATTTATTGTTGTGGTGTAACTGTTTATGATTTATGCCATCTTGGTCATGCCAGAAGTTATATAGCTTGGGATGTATTGAGAAGATTTTTAATTTACAGTGATTTCAAAGTGAAGTATGTTCAAAATTTTACAGATATTGACGACAAGATCTTAAAAAGAGCTAAAGAAGAAAGCAGTTCAATGAAGGAAGTATCTGAAAAAAATATTATTGAATTTCATAAAGATATGGATTCTTTAGGAATAATGCGTCCGGATAGTATGCCAAGAGCAACGAATCATATATGCAATATCTGCTCCTTTATAACCATCCTTGAGGACAAAGGTTATGCATACTCTAGGGATGGAGATGTTTATTATTCTGTTTTTAAAAATAAAAATTATGGAAAGCTAAGTAATCAAAATATACAAGAACAAAATATCAATCAGCAAGGAAGAATGGCTAATGATGAAAATAGTAAAAAACTTAATCCGCAAGATTTTGCACTATGGAAAAAAGCCAAAGATGATGAGCCATTTTTTGATTCGCCATGGGGTAAAGGTAGGCCAGGATGGCATATTGAATGTTCGGCGATGGTTAAAGATGAATTAGGAGATACTATTGATATCCATTTAGGTGGTTCTGATTTGATTTTTCCACACCATGAGAATGAAATCGCCCAATCAGAAGCAGCCAATGGTAAAAAGCTAGCGAACTATTGGTTACACAATGGGATGGTCAATGTAAATGGACAAAAGATGAGTAAATCCCTTAAAAATTTTAAAACTATCAGAGAGCTAATTAAGTCAGGTATAAGCCCTATGACCTTGCGATATTTTGTTATGACTGTGAATTATAGAAAACCACTTGATTTTACTGAAGAAGCTTTAAGGAGTGCATCAGAAGCTTGGAAAAACATTAATGTAGCCCTTTCTTTTATGGACCTTACAAAAGACGCTTTTAGATCTATTGATAAAAATGAATATATCGAAGAAGAATATAAAGAGAAAATAAGCTTTGAATTATCTCAAAAAAAGCTTAAATTTACTGAGGCTCTAGGAAATGACCTTAATACAGCAGGTGCTATTGCAATTATTTACGATTTAGCAAAACCATTAAAAAACTTTTTAAACCAATTTCAAAGGGTCGAAGGGTTTAAAATAGACCAAAATGAGAAATTCTTTCTATTTGAGAATTTTAAAACTCTTGAAAAGTTGACTGAGGTACTTGGTCTTAAAAAAGAGGTTTTAGTAAAAGAAAGTAAAATAACAGAAGAAGAGATCTCAACCCTTATCAATGAAAGATTGAAAGCAAAAAAAGAAAAGAATTATACAAAGGCTGATGAAATAAGGAATTTGTTAAACGAAAAAGGTATTGAACTTATTGATCAATCAAAGGAAATAACAACATGGATAAGGATCTAA
- a CDS encoding 1-deoxy-D-xylulose-5-phosphate reductoisomerase — protein MKYITVLGSTGSIGTQTLEIASEQPDKFKAVALSAGRNINLLTEQVKTHKPEVVAIEDENLIEDLKDNINNLDLDSAPLVLSGKEGINAVAAWDKADTVVTGIVGCAGLIPTMSAINAGKNIALANKETLIAAGPIVIPALKKNNSRLLPADSEHSAIFQCLQGLPNYENADFSTGEIPKGLKAIHLTASGGAFRDWAVEDLKHVTVEDATSHPNWDMGKKITVDSATLMNKGLEVIEAHYLFGTSYENIEIVIHPQSIIHSMIEMEDSSVLAQLGWPDMKLPILYAMSWPERFKTNWKRLNLSEIGKLTFKEPDEFKYPCMGLAYAAGKSSGTMPAVLNAANEMSVEQFLKEKISFQEIPTFISKACESHMENLNLSPELEDILEVDNWARLFVEQEIKKGKKYVSIG, from the coding sequence TTGAAATACATTACCGTGCTCGGTTCTACTGGTTCAATTGGGACTCAAACTCTCGAAATAGCTAGTGAGCAGCCTGATAAGTTTAAAGCCGTAGCTCTTTCCGCAGGAAGAAATATTAATTTATTAACAGAACAAGTTAAAACACATAAACCAGAAGTAGTTGCGATTGAGGATGAAAATCTTATAGAAGATTTAAAAGATAATATTAATAACTTAGATTTGGATAGTGCTCCCTTGGTTTTGAGTGGAAAGGAGGGGATTAACGCAGTTGCAGCATGGGATAAGGCAGATACTGTGGTTACAGGGATAGTAGGATGTGCAGGCTTAATTCCAACAATGTCAGCAATTAATGCGGGGAAAAATATCGCACTTGCTAACAAAGAAACTTTAATTGCGGCAGGGCCAATTGTTATTCCTGCATTAAAGAAAAATAATAGTAGGCTTTTACCTGCTGATTCAGAACACTCTGCCATCTTTCAATGTTTACAAGGATTACCCAATTATGAAAATGCAGATTTTTCAACAGGAGAGATACCTAAAGGTTTAAAAGCCATACATTTAACAGCTTCTGGTGGTGCTTTCAGAGATTGGGCTGTTGAGGATTTAAAGCATGTCACAGTGGAAGATGCAACTTCACATCCTAATTGGGATATGGGAAAAAAAATAACTGTAGATTCTGCAACTCTTATGAATAAAGGATTAGAAGTTATAGAAGCTCATTATTTATTTGGAACCTCTTACGAAAATATCGAAATAGTTATCCACCCTCAAAGCATTATTCATTCAATGATTGAGATGGAAGATTCTTCAGTATTAGCTCAATTAGGTTGGCCAGATATGAAACTACCCATTTTATATGCGATGAGTTGGCCTGAACGATTTAAAACAAATTGGAAAAGATTAAACCTAAGTGAAATTGGAAAATTAACTTTTAAAGAGCCAGACGAGTTTAAATATCCATGCATGGGACTTGCCTATGCAGCAGGAAAATCTTCTGGGACTATGCCTGCAGTCTTAAATGCTGCTAATGAAATGTCTGTTGAACAATTCCTTAAAGAAAAAATTTCTTTTCAAGAAATTCCAACATTTATAAGTAAAGCTTGTGAATCACATATGGAGAATTTGAATTTGAGTCCCGAATTGGAGGATATTCTTGAAGTAGACAATTGGGCCAGACTTTTTGTTGAGCAAGAAATTAAAAAAGGGAAAAAATACGTAAGTATTGGATAA
- a CDS encoding (2Fe-2S) ferredoxin domain-containing protein, translating to MTKWVNKHLLLCATPTKQKCFKGNEGQKTWECLKKTLKKFENDPCTKNVHILRSKADCLRICKNGPILLVWPDGIWYEKVSPEKISEIFTSHIINGKPIEKWIFKKTPFLNSPRY from the coding sequence ATGACAAAATGGGTAAATAAACACCTTCTACTATGCGCAACACCCACAAAACAGAAATGCTTTAAAGGCAATGAAGGTCAAAAAACATGGGAATGTCTGAAAAAGACTTTAAAAAAATTTGAGAATGATCCCTGTACAAAAAACGTTCATATATTAAGGTCAAAAGCTGACTGTTTAAGGATATGTAAGAACGGCCCGATTCTTCTTGTGTGGCCTGATGGTATTTGGTACGAGAAAGTTTCTCCAGAAAAAATTTCAGAAATTTTTACCTCACATATTATTAACGGTAAGCCAATAGAAAAATGGATTTTTAAAAAAACACCATTTTTAAATAGTCCTAGATACTAA
- a CDS encoding alpha/beta fold hydrolase produces the protein MELGRNNSISFSFSDYLKNKPFREALPWIGGDLQTLRDTFIIDLGKSKKNKKIFFPINKILSKKFECDYLLGFLELPENLDSLRGFVIVTHGLGGSTKRFGLRRISRKLANNGFGVLKLNLRGSGSARYLAKGNYCARCSSDVISAINYFKKFINLEFKDLIKMNNLPIYGVGLSLGGTILLNACLDYDENKGEKLLDGLACVSSPLDLSSCSLCIEKSRNYIYQKWLLHRLKNQLWDGFNDEGKILNNEKLRKKIRSLKSIREFDQKFTAPSWGFDSLEDYYVKASPIFRIQNSIKKLPQMLFIHAKDDPWVPYNATLDLRGKFIDKFTIFITEKGGHNGFHSINGCWSDEVVKNWFISI, from the coding sequence TTGGAGTTGGGGAGAAATAATAGTATATCTTTTAGTTTTTCAGATTACCTAAAAAATAAGCCATTTCGAGAAGCCTTACCTTGGATAGGTGGCGACTTACAAACTTTGAGAGATACTTTTATTATTGATCTTGGTAAATCAAAAAAAAATAAAAAAATATTCTTTCCGATTAATAAAATTCTTTCTAAAAAATTTGAATGTGATTATCTTCTAGGGTTTTTAGAATTACCTGAAAACTTAGACTCACTTAGGGGTTTTGTAATCGTTACACATGGTTTAGGGGGCTCAACTAAACGGTTTGGTTTAAGAAGAATCTCTAGGAAATTAGCAAATAATGGTTTTGGAGTTCTTAAATTAAATCTGAGAGGATCTGGATCTGCAAGATATTTAGCTAAAGGAAATTATTGTGCTAGATGCTCCAGTGATGTTATTTCAGCAATTAATTATTTTAAAAAATTCATTAATTTAGAGTTTAAAGATCTGATTAAGATGAATAATCTTCCAATTTACGGAGTTGGATTATCTTTAGGCGGAACAATTCTTTTAAATGCCTGCTTAGATTACGATGAAAACAAAGGAGAAAAACTTTTAGATGGCCTAGCCTGTGTGAGTAGCCCTTTAGATTTATCATCATGCAGTCTCTGTATTGAAAAATCTAGAAATTATATCTACCAAAAATGGTTACTTCATCGCTTAAAAAATCAGTTATGGGACGGATTTAATGATGAAGGCAAAATTCTAAATAATGAAAAATTAAGAAAAAAAATTAGATCTTTAAAAAGCATTAGGGAATTTGATCAGAAATTTACAGCTCCAAGTTGGGGATTTGATTCTTTAGAAGATTATTATGTTAAAGCTTCTCCAATATTTAGAATCCAAAACTCAATAAAAAAATTACCTCAAATGCTTTTTATTCATGCCAAGGATGATCCTTGGGTTCCATATAATGCAACTTTGGATTTAAGAGGGAAATTTATTGATAAATTTACTATTTTTATAACTGAAAAAGGAGGTCATAATGGTTTTCACTCTATTAATGGCTGCTGGTCAGACGAAGTAGTAAAGAACTGGTTTATTAGTATCTAG
- a CDS encoding NAD(P)(+) transhydrogenase (Re/Si-specific) subunit beta yields the protein MNLPVIIKFVIDLLAVLLLALGIKGLSKVKSARDANRLAAFAMSLSVVGLLSYYLGTSGIAIQSWIWIIIGSIIGSLFGAILAKKVPMTSMPETVALFNGCGGMSSLLVALGVAIFPISGGHENFDFFKSLINEVSISISIFVGAITFTGSIVAMAKLQGWLSTPGWTQSKVRHFVNIVFAVASLIAFFDLINGNASSIWLLVIVSSLLGIGVTLPIGGADMPVVISLLNSYSGIAAAAAGFVVDSQLLIVAGAMVGAAGLILTQVMCKGMNRSLVSVLFGGSLSAQSTSSSGSGEYTNITSCSVEECALTLEAANKVIIVPGYGLAVAQAQHTLREVTKKLEQNGIEVVYAIHPVAGRMPGHMNVLLAEADVPYEQLKEMDVVNPDFPATDVVLVLGANDVVNPQAKNDSSSPLYGMPVLDVQEARTVFVIKRGMSAGYSGIKNDLFDLPNTSMVFGDAKKVLNDLIGELKDLGVGEK from the coding sequence ATGAATCTACCTGTAATCATTAAATTCGTAATTGACCTTCTAGCAGTACTTTTACTGGCGTTGGGAATAAAAGGGTTGTCAAAAGTAAAGTCAGCAAGGGATGCCAATAGATTAGCTGCATTTGCAATGTCGTTATCAGTAGTAGGATTACTTTCTTATTATTTAGGCACTTCTGGAATTGCTATTCAGTCTTGGATTTGGATAATAATTGGATCAATCATAGGTAGTTTATTCGGAGCAATTCTTGCAAAAAAAGTACCTATGACCTCCATGCCTGAAACAGTGGCATTGTTCAACGGTTGTGGAGGAATGTCATCGCTTTTAGTGGCCTTAGGAGTAGCTATTTTTCCTATATCTGGTGGCCATGAAAATTTTGATTTCTTTAAGTCACTGATTAACGAAGTTTCAATATCTATTTCTATATTTGTTGGCGCCATAACTTTCACAGGTTCAATTGTGGCGATGGCAAAGTTACAGGGTTGGTTGTCAACTCCAGGATGGACGCAGAGCAAAGTTAGACATTTTGTAAATATTGTTTTTGCAGTTGCTTCATTGATAGCCTTTTTTGATTTGATAAACGGCAATGCAAGCTCTATTTGGCTTTTAGTTATAGTTTCTTCTTTATTAGGTATTGGAGTTACTTTACCAATTGGTGGAGCTGATATGCCAGTCGTTATATCTTTATTAAATAGCTATTCTGGGATTGCAGCAGCAGCAGCAGGTTTCGTTGTAGATAGTCAGCTTTTGATAGTAGCAGGCGCAATGGTTGGAGCAGCAGGCCTAATACTTACTCAAGTAATGTGCAAGGGTATGAATAGATCATTGGTCTCAGTTCTTTTTGGAGGATCTTTATCTGCACAAAGTACATCCTCTTCTGGTTCAGGAGAATATACAAATATAACTTCTTGCAGTGTTGAAGAATGTGCATTAACTTTAGAGGCAGCCAACAAGGTAATTATTGTTCCTGGTTATGGTCTGGCGGTAGCTCAAGCTCAACATACCTTAAGGGAAGTTACAAAAAAACTAGAGCAAAATGGTATTGAAGTTGTTTACGCAATTCATCCTGTAGCGGGGAGAATGCCTGGACATATGAATGTACTTTTAGCAGAAGCAGATGTTCCTTACGAACAACTTAAAGAGATGGACGTTGTAAATCCTGATTTTCCAGCAACGGATGTTGTTTTAGTTTTAGGAGCAAATGATGTGGTTAATCCTCAAGCTAAAAATGATAGCTCTTCTCCTTTATATGGCATGCCAGTTCTTGATGTGCAGGAAGCAAGAACGGTATTTGTAATTAAACGTGGTATGAGTGCAGGTTACTCTGGAATAAAAAATGATTTATTTGATCTGCCAAATACCTCAATGGTCTTTGGTGATGCAAAAAAAGTACTGAATGATTTGATTGGAGAATTAAAGGATCTTGGAGTTGGGGAGAAATAA
- a CDS encoding NAD(P) transhydrogenase subunit alpha, which yields MSFISLLWVLLLGSLLGLELIGKVPPTLHTPLMSGANAISGITMLAALTLIVKAEGNVPLLIIGSVSLGFALFNVVGGFFVTDRMLAMFSRKPSNKK from the coding sequence ATGTCTTTTATAAGTCTTCTTTGGGTTCTTTTACTTGGTAGTTTATTAGGCCTCGAGTTAATTGGAAAAGTTCCTCCCACTCTTCACACACCTCTAATGAGTGGAGCAAATGCAATTTCAGGAATAACAATGCTGGCAGCCTTGACTTTAATTGTAAAAGCAGAAGGTAACGTACCACTTTTAATCATTGGTTCAGTTTCTCTTGGATTTGCTCTTTTCAACGTTGTAGGTGGTTTCTTTGTAACTGATCGAATGCTCGCAATGTTTAGTCGTAAACCATCAAATAAAAAGTAA
- a CDS encoding Re/Si-specific NAD(P)(+) transhydrogenase subunit alpha: MTKILIPSETSSGERRVSATPEAVKKLKSLGCDVYIESSAGKLSGFSDLSYEESGGTIINNLDQEIWGEADLVFCVQTPSEDNLTRLKKGAVLLGLLNPYGNKDLLRIINSNKISALSLELLPRISRAQSSDVLSSQANIAGYKAVLLAASELDRYFPMLMTAAGTVQPAKVVVLGGGVAGLQAVATAKRLGAIVFVSDIRPAVKEQVESLGARFIELPEVEEKPGEAGGYAKAVTPEFLSKQKATLTKYLSEADVAICTAQVLGKKAPVLIDSPMIEKMRSGAVVIDLAVSQGGNCEGTKSNETIIKDGVKLIGAGELPSSVPYDASSLYAKNLTSLITPFIKDGLIKLDKEDELISGCLLSDEGVVLQNKVFEN; encoded by the coding sequence TTGACAAAGATACTTATTCCTTCCGAAACAAGCTCTGGTGAAAGGAGAGTTTCAGCTACACCAGAAGCAGTAAAGAAATTAAAAAGCCTTGGATGTGATGTTTATATTGAAAGTTCAGCAGGAAAATTATCAGGATTTAGTGACTTATCATATGAAGAATCGGGTGGAACAATAATAAACAACTTAGATCAAGAAATTTGGGGTGAAGCGGACTTAGTATTTTGTGTTCAAACTCCATCAGAGGATAATTTAACTAGGTTAAAGAAAGGCGCTGTTCTTCTTGGTCTTCTTAACCCATATGGTAATAAGGACCTTCTTAGGATTATAAATAGTAATAAGATTTCAGCTTTATCACTAGAGTTGCTTCCGAGGATTAGTAGAGCTCAATCTTCTGATGTTCTTTCGTCACAGGCCAATATTGCTGGATATAAAGCAGTTCTTTTGGCTGCAAGTGAGTTAGATAGATATTTCCCAATGCTTATGACTGCAGCAGGGACAGTCCAACCTGCCAAAGTAGTGGTTCTTGGTGGAGGCGTTGCAGGATTACAGGCAGTTGCGACAGCAAAAAGACTTGGAGCAATAGTATTTGTATCTGATATTAGACCTGCTGTTAAAGAACAAGTAGAGTCCCTCGGAGCAAGATTTATAGAACTTCCTGAAGTTGAGGAAAAGCCAGGAGAGGCAGGAGGTTATGCAAAAGCTGTCACACCCGAATTCCTCTCAAAACAGAAGGCAACTTTAACTAAATATTTATCTGAAGCTGATGTTGCTATATGTACTGCACAAGTTCTAGGTAAAAAGGCCCCTGTGTTAATAGACTCGCCCATGATTGAAAAAATGAGGTCTGGAGCAGTTGTTATTGATTTAGCTGTCTCTCAAGGAGGGAACTGCGAAGGAACAAAATCAAATGAAACTATTATCAAAGATGGCGTAAAACTTATAGGAGCTGGCGAATTACCCTCTTCAGTTCCTTATGATGCAAGTTCACTTTATGCTAAGAACTTAACATCTTTGATTACACCATTTATAAAAGATGGTCTAATTAAATTAGATAAAGAGGATGAACTCATTTCTGGATGTTTATTAAGCGATGAAGGAGTTGTTCTTCAAAATAAAGTTTTTGAAAATTGA